The following are encoded in a window of Bacillota bacterium genomic DNA:
- a CDS encoding TRAP transporter large permease has translation MGPILLGIAIIFLVFLFLGTPIGFVLGIAGLYALLSLDMPILLNMVPQRFFAGLDMFTLMAMPFFIMAGEIMNATGITRRLVAFANVLVGHLRGGLAHANILASVFFAGMTGAAVSDTAAIGTMLIPAMVEDGYDVDFSAAVTAASSIIGPTIPPSNMMVIYGSLMSVSIAGLFAAGVVPGLLLAAILMLFSAYISAKRGYPKKEKAATLREIVVGFRDAIVALFMPVLILGGILTGAFTPTEAAAVAVFYAFVIGFFVFRTLKISDIPRLLERTARTTGVVFLIIATASILGWVLASERVPESVAAAFMSVTTNKYGILLMINLLMLVVGMFMDIAAALIILGPILHPLAVNAGVHPLHFGIVMVLSLNIALMTPPVGACLFVACGISKLRLEQLSRAIFPFIIAEAIVLFVITFFDFIPLLVPRLLGLA, from the coding sequence GTGGGTCCCATACTACTCGGCATCGCCATCATCTTTCTGGTCTTCCTCTTTCTCGGAACTCCTATCGGGTTTGTCCTTGGGATAGCTGGGCTCTATGCCCTCCTATCCCTCGACATGCCCATTCTTCTGAACATGGTCCCCCAGCGCTTCTTCGCGGGCCTCGACATGTTCACCCTCATGGCCATGCCTTTCTTCATCATGGCCGGAGAGATCATGAACGCCACGGGGATCACCCGGCGCCTGGTGGCCTTCGCCAACGTGCTCGTTGGGCATCTGCGCGGGGGCCTGGCCCACGCGAACATACTTGCGAGCGTGTTCTTCGCAGGGATGACCGGGGCCGCGGTCTCTGACACTGCCGCCATCGGTACCATGCTCATACCCGCCATGGTGGAGGACGGGTACGATGTCGATTTCAGCGCCGCGGTCACCGCAGCTTCCTCCATCATCGGGCCAACTATCCCGCCCAGCAACATGATGGTCATCTATGGGTCCCTCATGAGCGTCTCCATCGCCGGCCTCTTCGCGGCGGGAGTCGTCCCAGGCCTTCTCCTCGCGGCCATACTGATGCTCTTTTCGGCCTACATATCCGCGAAGCGCGGCTATCCGAAGAAAGAGAAAGCCGCCACGCTGAGGGAGATCGTGGTGGGCTTCCGGGATGCCATAGTCGCCCTCTTCATGCCAGTCCTCATCCTGGGAGGGATCCTCACCGGTGCCTTCACGCCGACTGAAGCAGCGGCAGTGGCGGTCTTCTATGCGTTCGTGATCGGGTTCTTCGTGTTCCGAACCCTCAAGATCTCCGACATTCCAAGGCTTCTGGAGCGGACCGCCCGCACAACCGGGGTGGTGTTCCTGATAATCGCCACCGCATCCATACTCGGCTGGGTTCTGGCGAGCGAGAGAGTCCCCGAATCAGTTGCCGCGGCGTTCATGTCGGTGACAACGAACAAGTATGGGATCCTCCTCATGATCAACCTGCTGATGCTGGTGGTCGGCATGTTCATGGACATCGCCGCCGCTCTTATCATACTTGGGCCGATTCTGCATCCTCTCGCGGTGAACGCCGGGGTCCATCCTCTCCATTTCGGCATTGTAATGGTCCTCTCACTCAACATTGCGCTCATGACCCCGCCGGTTGGGGCGTGTCTCTTCGTGGCATGCGGCATAAGCAAACTCCGCCTCGAGCAGCTGAGCCGGGCCATATTCCCGTTCATCATCGCCGAGGCGATCGTACTGTTCGTAATCACCTTCTTCGACTTCATACCGCTTCTCGTGCCGAGACTTCTGGGGTTGGCGTAA
- a CDS encoding metalloregulator ArsR/SmtB family transcription factor, translating to MVELEHRITEVAGVSEIFRVLGDETRTRILYLLSIKELCVCDLADALGMTMPAVSHHLRLLRALRLVKHRPEGRHVYYSLADDHILDLIRIAQEHYDEAR from the coding sequence TTGGTCGAGCTCGAACACCGGATAACTGAGGTAGCGGGGGTGTCGGAAATCTTCCGGGTGCTCGGGGACGAGACCCGGACGAGGATACTCTACCTCCTTTCCATAAAGGAGCTCTGCGTCTGCGACCTTGCAGATGCCCTGGGCATGACCATGCCCGCTGTGTCGCACCACCTGAGACTCCTCCGGGCACTGAGATTGGTCAAGCACAGACCTGAGGGCAGACACGTGTACTACTCTCTGGCGGACGACCACATCCTGGATCTGATAAGGATCGCGCAAGAGCACTATGATGAGGCAAGGTAA